A DNA window from Bacteroides cellulosilyticus contains the following coding sequences:
- a CDS encoding flagellar motor protein MotB: protein MKRTKLAASFLLVATLFLTGCVTKKEFVNLQTDYNKLKDEKSALDKSYQDAQIQLAEYRTQSKSLEDRLSEARKNNQELRNSYATLQGSLDKSLQQNSQGNINISKLVDEINASNRYIKQLVDAKSKSDSLNVMLTNNLTRSLSREELKEVDVKVLKGVVYISLADNMLYKSGSYEINERAGETLSKIAKIITDYKDYEVLVEGNTDNVPISRTNIRNNWDLSALRASSVVQELQNKYGVDPKRLSAAGRGEYNPITDNDSELGKQRNRRTQIIVTPRLDQFLELIDKAPEAEGETATE from the coding sequence ATGAAACGTACAAAATTAGCTGCATCCTTTCTGTTGGTCGCAACTCTATTCCTGACAGGATGTGTGACCAAGAAGGAATTTGTGAATCTTCAAACAGATTATAACAAACTGAAAGACGAAAAGTCTGCTCTCGACAAGTCATATCAGGACGCACAAATCCAGCTTGCCGAATACCGTACACAATCTAAAAGCTTGGAGGATCGCCTAAGCGAAGCCAGAAAAAATAATCAGGAGCTGCGTAACAGTTACGCTACCCTGCAAGGATCGCTCGACAAGAGTCTCCAGCAGAACTCACAAGGCAACATCAACATCTCCAAACTGGTAGATGAAATCAATGCCTCCAACCGCTACATCAAGCAATTAGTGGATGCCAAGAGCAAGTCGGACTCATTGAACGTTATGCTGACCAACAACCTGACCCGCTCCCTGAGCCGCGAGGAATTGAAAGAAGTAGATGTGAAAGTACTGAAAGGTGTGGTTTACATCTCTTTAGCAGACAATATGCTCTACAAGAGCGGCAGTTATGAAATCAACGAACGCGCCGGCGAAACGTTGAGCAAGATTGCCAAGATTATCACCGACTACAAAGATTACGAAGTACTGGTAGAGGGTAATACGGACAACGTCCCCATCTCACGTACCAATATCCGCAATAACTGGGATTTGAGTGCCCTACGTGCCTCATCTGTAGTACAAGAATTGCAGAATAAATATGGCGTTGACCCTAAACGGCTTTCTGCTGCCGGACGTGGTGAGTACAATCCTATCACAGACAATGATTCCGAACTGGGCAAACAACGCAACCGCCGTACACAAATCATTGTTACACCCCGACTCGACCAGTTCCTGGAGTTGATAGATAAGGCTCCGGAAGCTGAAGGAGAAACGGCTACAGAATAA
- a CDS encoding NADP-dependent malic enzyme, translating into MAKITKEAALLYHSQGKPGKIEVVPTKPYSTQTDLSLAYSPGVAEPCLEIEKNPQDAYKYTAKGNLVAVISNGTAVLGLGDIGALSGKPVMEGKGLLFKIYAGIDVFDIEVNEKDPEKFIEAVKAIAPTFGGINLEDIKAPECFEIERRLKEELDIPVMHDDQHGTAIISSAGLVNALQVAGKNIEDVKIVVNGAGASAVSCTKLYVSLGARLENIVMLDSKGVISKARTDLNEQKRYFATDRTDIHTLEEAIKGADVFLGLSKGNVLSQDMVRSMAPSPIVFALANPTPEISYEDAMSARPDVLMATGRSDYPNQINNVIGFPYIFRGALDTQAKAINEEMKIAAVHAIANLAKQPVPDVVNEAYHVNNFSFGPEYFIPKPVDPRLITEVSCAVARAAMESGVARKNIEDWDAYCVQLRELMGYESKLTRQLYDTARRNPQRVVFAEGSHPNMLKAAVEAKAEGICHPIVLGNDETIEKLAKELDLSLEGIEIVNLRHPNEASRRERYARILSEKRARQGATYEEANDKMFERNYFGMMMVETGDADAFITGLYTKYSNTIKVAKEVIGIQPQYKHFGTMHILNSKKGTYFLADTLINRHPNAETLIDIAKLSEHTVRFFNHTPVMAMLSYSNFGADTEGSPVSVHEAVEYMQQNYPDLAIDGEMQVNFAMDRKMRDAKYPFTRLKGKDVNTLVFPNLSSANSAYKLLQAMNTEMELIGPIQMGLNKPIHFTDFESSVRDIVNITAVAVIDAIVDKKKAGK; encoded by the coding sequence ATGGCTAAGATAACTAAAGAAGCTGCCTTGCTGTATCACTCACAAGGCAAACCAGGTAAGATAGAGGTAGTGCCTACCAAGCCCTACAGTACCCAAACCGATCTTTCGCTTGCTTACTCTCCCGGTGTGGCGGAGCCGTGCCTCGAAATAGAAAAGAATCCGCAGGATGCTTATAAATATACAGCGAAAGGAAACTTGGTTGCTGTAATCTCCAACGGTACTGCTGTACTCGGTCTTGGTGACATAGGTGCGTTGAGCGGTAAGCCCGTAATGGAAGGCAAAGGACTTCTGTTCAAAATTTATGCCGGAATCGACGTATTCGATATTGAAGTAAACGAAAAAGATCCCGAAAAATTCATCGAAGCTGTAAAGGCCATTGCTCCTACCTTCGGTGGTATCAACCTGGAAGATATCAAAGCACCTGAGTGCTTCGAAATAGAGCGTCGTTTGAAAGAAGAGCTCGATATCCCTGTGATGCACGATGACCAGCATGGCACGGCCATCATCTCCAGTGCCGGACTTGTGAACGCTTTGCAGGTAGCAGGCAAGAATATTGAAGATGTAAAAATCGTAGTGAATGGTGCCGGTGCATCTGCCGTATCTTGTACAAAACTGTATGTTTCACTGGGTGCTCGCTTGGAAAACATCGTGATGCTGGATAGTAAAGGTGTAATCAGCAAAGCACGTACCGATCTCAACGAACAGAAACGCTACTTCGCTACTGATCGCACAGATATCCACACCTTGGAAGAAGCCATCAAAGGTGCTGACGTATTCCTGGGATTATCCAAAGGAAACGTTCTGTCGCAGGACATGGTACGCAGCATGGCCCCGTCTCCTATCGTTTTCGCACTGGCTAACCCTACACCGGAAATCTCTTATGAAGATGCCATGTCAGCACGTCCCGACGTACTGATGGCAACCGGACGTTCGGACTACCCGAATCAGATTAATAATGTAATCGGTTTCCCCTATATCTTCCGCGGCGCACTCGACACGCAAGCTAAAGCCATCAACGAGGAAATGAAGATTGCCGCTGTACACGCTATCGCTAATCTGGCAAAACAGCCTGTACCCGATGTTGTGAACGAGGCTTACCACGTAAACAACTTCAGTTTCGGCCCTGAATACTTCATCCCGAAACCGGTTGACCCGCGCCTTATCACCGAAGTGTCCTGCGCCGTAGCACGTGCAGCCATGGAAAGTGGCGTAGCCCGCAAGAACATCGAAGACTGGGATGCCTACTGCGTACAGCTCCGCGAACTGATGGGTTACGAAAGCAAACTGACCCGTCAGCTTTACGACACCGCCCGCCGCAATCCGCAACGTGTGGTATTTGCCGAAGGTTCTCACCCCAATATGCTGAAAGCAGCCGTAGAAGCCAAAGCCGAAGGTATCTGCCATCCTATCGTTTTAGGTAACGACGAGACCATTGAGAAACTGGCAAAGGAACTCGACCTCAGCCTGGAAGGTATCGAAATCGTAAACCTGCGCCATCCGAACGAGGCATCACGCCGCGAACGTTATGCCCGCATCCTTTCTGAAAAGCGTGCCCGCCAGGGTGCCACCTACGAAGAAGCCAACGACAAGATGTTCGAACGCAACTACTTCGGTATGATGATGGTGGAAACAGGCGATGCGGATGCATTCATCACCGGCCTTTATACGAAATACAGCAACACTATCAAGGTAGCCAAGGAAGTCATCGGCATACAACCGCAATACAAGCATTTCGGTACGATGCACATCCTGAACTCCAAGAAGGGAACGTATTTCCTTGCCGACACGTTAATCAACCGTCACCCCAATGCCGAAACATTGATTGATATTGCCAAACTGTCGGAGCATACCGTGCGTTTCTTCAACCATACCCCGGTAATGGCCATGCTGAGTTACTCCAACTTTGGCGCAGACACCGAAGGTAGTCCGGTAAGCGTACACGAAGCCGTAGAGTACATGCAGCAAAACTATCCTGATCTTGCCATTGACGGTGAAATGCAGGTGAACTTCGCCATGGACCGCAAGATGCGTGACGCCAAATATCCTTTCACCCGCTTGAAAGGCAAGGATGTGAACACCCTCGTATTCCCGAACCTGAGCTCTGCCAACTCCGCATACAAACTGTTGCAAGCCATGAATACGGAAATGGAATTGATTGGCCCGATACAAATGGGACTGAACAAACCTATCCACTTCACCGACTTCGAAAGTTCCGTGCGCGACATCGTAAATATCACCGCAGTAGCCGTTATCGATGCTATCGTAGACAAAAAGAAAGCAGGTAAATGA
- a CDS encoding NADP-specific glutamate dehydrogenase, with amino-acid sequence MNAAKVLEDLKRRFPNEPEYHQAVEEVLSTIEEEYNKHPEFDKVNLIERLCIPDRVYQFRVTWMDDKGNIQTNMGYRVQHNNAIGPYKGGIRFHASVNLSILKFLAFEQTFKNSLTTLPMGGGKGGSDFSPRGKSNAEVMRFVQAFMLELWRHIGPETDVPAGDIGVGGREVGFMFGMYKKLTREFTGTFTGKGREFGGSLIRPEATGYGNIYFLMEMLKKQGTDLKGKTCLISGSGNVAQYTAEKVLELGGKVLTMSDSDGYVYDPAGIDREKLDYIMELKNLYRGRIREYAEQYPGVKYVEGAKPWGEKADIALPSATQNELNGDHARQLVANGCIAVSEGANMPSTPEAIKVFQDAKILYAPGKAANAGGVSVSGLEMTQNSIKLSWSSEEVDEKLKSIMKNIHEACVQYGTEADGYVNYVKGANVAGFMKVAKAMMAQGIV; translated from the coding sequence ATGAACGCAGCTAAGGTATTAGAAGATTTGAAGAGACGGTTCCCCAACGAACCAGAGTATCATCAGGCAGTGGAAGAAGTACTTTCTACAATTGAAGAAGAGTACAACAAACACCCGGAGTTTGACAAAGTCAATCTGATTGAACGTCTTTGCATCCCCGATCGTGTTTACCAGTTCCGCGTGACTTGGATGGACGATAAGGGTAACATTCAAACCAACATGGGTTATCGCGTTCAACACAACAACGCTATCGGCCCGTACAAAGGTGGTATCCGTTTCCACGCTTCTGTAAACCTTTCAATCCTGAAATTCCTTGCTTTCGAGCAGACTTTCAAAAACTCACTGACTACGCTGCCTATGGGTGGTGGTAAAGGTGGTTCCGACTTCTCTCCGCGCGGTAAATCCAATGCCGAAGTAATGCGTTTCGTACAAGCATTCATGCTGGAACTGTGGCGTCACATTGGTCCTGAAACTGACGTTCCTGCCGGTGACATCGGTGTAGGTGGTCGTGAAGTAGGTTTCATGTTCGGTATGTACAAGAAGCTGACTCGTGAATTTACCGGTACATTCACTGGTAAAGGCCGTGAGTTCGGTGGTTCACTGATTCGTCCGGAAGCTACCGGTTACGGTAACATCTACTTCCTGATGGAAATGCTGAAGAAGCAAGGTACCGACTTGAAAGGCAAGACTTGTCTGATTTCAGGTTCCGGTAACGTAGCTCAATATACTGCTGAAAAAGTTCTCGAACTGGGTGGTAAAGTTCTGACAATGTCCGACTCTGACGGTTACGTTTACGACCCGGCAGGTATCGACCGCGAGAAACTGGATTACATCATGGAATTGAAAAACCTCTACCGTGGACGTATCCGCGAATATGCAGAGCAATATCCGGGTGTTAAGTATGTAGAAGGAGCTAAACCTTGGGGTGAAAAAGCTGACATCGCTCTGCCTTCTGCAACTCAGAACGAACTGAACGGCGATCACGCTCGCCAGTTAGTAGCAAACGGCTGTATAGCTGTTTCCGAAGGTGCTAACATGCCTTCTACTCCGGAAGCTATCAAAGTATTCCAGGATGCCAAAATTCTGTATGCCCCGGGTAAGGCTGCCAATGCAGGTGGTGTATCAGTATCCGGCCTCGAAATGACTCAGAACTCTATCAAACTGAGCTGGAGCTCTGAAGAGGTAGACGAGAAACTGAAGAGCATCATGAAGAACATTCACGAAGCCTGCGTACAGTATGGTACAGAAGCTGACGGTTATGTGAACTACGTGAAGGGTGCTAACGTTGCCGGATTCATGAAGGTGGCAAAAGCTATGATGGCACAAGGTATCGTGTAA
- a CDS encoding DUF3791 domain-containing protein — protein sequence MWNKIGGIVMRLSEKLEISPLRALDVFYTSTVCNRLHDPETELCTFSDAYCR from the coding sequence ATGTGGAACAAAATCGGAGGAATCGTAATGCGACTTTCCGAAAAGCTGGAGATTTCTCCATTACGTGCTTTGGATGTTTTCTATACATCAACAGTTTGCAACCGTCTGCATGACCCTGAAACCGAACTATGCACTTTCAGTGATGCTTATTGTAGATGA
- a CDS encoding DUF3990 domain-containing protein: MPYKDFGKGFYLTDIEQQAKDMAIRKSRFVPKSSPCVLKYGFDENYLKDGTLQVKVFEGPTEEWAQFIISNRYNPANKVIHDYDVVIGPIADDGVALQIGLFRDGFIDLAALTKALEYKKLNKQYYFGTVKAINLLKKI; this comes from the coding sequence ATGCCTTACAAGGATTTTGGAAAAGGATTCTATCTCACTGATATTGAACAGCAGGCAAAGGATATGGCTATTCGTAAGTCGAGATTTGTTCCTAAAAGTTCCCCATGTGTGCTGAAGTATGGATTTGATGAGAACTATTTGAAGGATGGGACGCTTCAAGTGAAGGTTTTTGAAGGCCCTACGGAAGAATGGGCACAATTTATTATATCAAATCGATATAATCCTGCGAATAAGGTTATACATGATTATGATGTTGTGATAGGCCCTATAGCTGATGATGGAGTGGCTTTGCAAATAGGGCTGTTTAGGGATGGATTTATAGATTTAGCGGCATTGACTAAAGCTTTAGAATATAAGAAACTGAATAAACAGTATTATTTCGGCACCGTAAAGGCTATTAATTTACTAAAGAAGATATGA
- a CDS encoding DUF3791 domain-containing protein, which produces MEHSIDDNKVKYINFCVNAFARQYDMSLLESFNYLERYGGVAFLDECYAAEHLLSIEDAVRDLSIICKNNGGKLE; this is translated from the coding sequence ATGGAACATTCTATAGATGATAATAAAGTGAAGTATATTAACTTCTGTGTTAATGCTTTTGCCAGGCAGTATGACATGTCATTGCTGGAATCATTCAATTATCTGGAACGATATGGAGGGGTGGCTTTTCTGGATGAATGTTATGCGGCAGAACATTTGTTATCTATAGAAGATGCTGTTAGGGATTTGAGTATTATATGTAAAAATAATGGAGGAAAGTTGGAATGA
- a CDS encoding HU family DNA-binding protein, producing MSTFYDLYETPDPSGEGKKKPLHARVHSKGTITAKEFQERVMKEQHMPHAMIVGIMQAISNALGDWLAEGYNVEFDELGYFSTTLKCTRPAMNKKDIRAESVRFETVKFRPSKEFKKYVRYQMHLERLDKKMATKKPAVAPEKRKEMMLKFLEANICITRAEYSRLTNITDRRASSDLQEYLAEGIIRKRGGGRSVVYIKNQ from the coding sequence ATGAGTACTTTTTATGACCTCTACGAAACACCGGACCCCAGTGGCGAAGGCAAGAAGAAACCACTGCACGCACGCGTACACTCCAAAGGCACCATTACGGCAAAAGAATTTCAGGAACGGGTGATGAAGGAACAGCACATGCCGCACGCTATGATAGTAGGCATCATGCAAGCCATCAGCAATGCGCTGGGCGACTGGCTTGCCGAAGGCTACAATGTGGAATTTGACGAGTTGGGCTACTTCAGCACTACACTGAAATGCACACGGCCCGCTATGAACAAGAAAGATATCCGTGCCGAATCCGTACGGTTCGAAACGGTGAAGTTCCGTCCAAGCAAAGAATTTAAAAAATACGTGAGGTATCAAATGCATTTGGAAAGACTGGACAAGAAGATGGCAACAAAGAAACCGGCAGTAGCCCCGGAAAAAAGAAAAGAAATGATGCTGAAATTCCTGGAAGCAAACATCTGCATCACACGCGCCGAGTACTCCCGCCTGACGAATATAACGGACCGCCGTGCCAGTAGTGATTTGCAGGAATATCTGGCAGAAGGCATTATCCGCAAACGGGGTGGAGGACGTTCAGTGGTTTATATAAAAAATCAGTGA
- the nadD gene encoding nicotinate (nicotinamide) nucleotide adenylyltransferase — MKTGIFSGSFNPVHIGHLALANYLCEYEGLDEVWFLVTPHNPLKEEDELMDDTFRLKLVQLAIAGYPKFKASDIEFNLPRPSYTIHTLDKLKETYPDREFHLIIGSDNWVLFPRWYQSERILAENHILVYPRPGYPVSSDSLSKNVKVASSPTFEISSTFIRRAMEEGKDVRYFLHPAVYEALSFRFPR; from the coding sequence ATGAAAACGGGTATCTTCAGTGGCTCCTTCAATCCGGTACACATCGGACACCTTGCCCTCGCCAATTATCTTTGCGAGTATGAAGGGTTGGATGAAGTGTGGTTTCTCGTAACCCCTCATAATCCGTTGAAGGAAGAAGATGAATTGATGGATGATACCTTCCGTTTGAAGTTGGTTCAACTTGCCATTGCGGGGTATCCCAAGTTTAAAGCTTCTGATATTGAGTTTAATCTGCCCCGTCCGTCCTATACCATCCATACATTGGATAAACTGAAAGAAACCTATCCCGACCGGGAATTTCATTTGATTATTGGTTCGGACAACTGGGTGCTTTTTCCCCGCTGGTATCAGTCGGAGCGTATTCTTGCTGAAAACCATATTCTTGTGTACCCCCGTCCCGGTTATCCGGTTTCTTCCGATTCCCTTTCGAAGAATGTAAAAGTAGCTTCTTCGCCTACTTTCGAAATCAGCTCTACCTTTATTCGCCGGGCGATGGAGGAAGGGAAAGATGTTCGTTACTTCCTCCATCCTGCGGTCTACGAGGCGCTTTCATTCAGGTTTCCTCGGTAA
- the gmk gene encoding guanylate kinase: protein MAKLIIFSAPSGSGKSTIINYLLEQNLNLAFSCSATSRPPRGTEQHGVEYFFLSPEEFRTRIANDEFLEYEEVYKDRYYGTLKSQVEAQLAAGQNVVFDVDVVGGCNIKKFYGDRALSVFIQPPSVEELRKRLIGRGTDAPEVIEARVAKAEYELTFAPKFDKVIVNDDLEKAKAEALQVITEFLSE, encoded by the coding sequence ATGGCTAAACTTATTATCTTCTCAGCCCCTTCAGGGTCAGGGAAATCAACCATTATCAACTATTTGTTGGAGCAGAACCTGAATCTGGCTTTTTCTTGTTCCGCTACCAGTCGTCCGCCACGCGGAACAGAACAGCATGGAGTGGAGTACTTCTTTCTTTCTCCCGAAGAATTCCGTACCCGCATTGCCAATGATGAGTTCCTGGAATATGAAGAAGTGTATAAAGACCGTTATTACGGTACATTGAAGTCTCAGGTAGAAGCTCAGTTGGCTGCCGGACAAAATGTGGTTTTTGATGTGGACGTTGTAGGTGGCTGCAATATAAAGAAGTTTTATGGTGACCGTGCCCTGTCAGTATTCATTCAGCCTCCTTCGGTAGAGGAACTTCGTAAACGTCTGATAGGACGTGGAACGGATGCTCCCGAAGTGATAGAAGCCCGCGTAGCCAAGGCGGAATATGAACTGACGTTTGCCCCTAAGTTCGATAAAGTCATTGTAAATGATGATTTGGAGAAGGCAAAGGCGGAAGCTTTGCAGGTAATTACAGAGTTTTTATCCGAATAA
- a CDS encoding YicC/YloC family endoribonuclease, whose amino-acid sequence MIQSMTGYGKATAELSDKKINVEIKSLNSKAMDLSTRIAPLYREKEIEIRNEIAKALERGKVDFSLWIDKKDACELVTPINQDVVVAYYERIRTISETTGIPAPEDWFSTLLRMPDVMTKNDIQELSEEEWKAVHATVLQAIRNLVDFRIQEGAALEKKFREKISNIAKLLTSVDPYEKERVEKIKERITDALEKTISVDYDKNRLEQELIYYIEKLDINEEKQRLSNHLKYFINTMEDGSGQGKKLGFIAQEMGREINTLGSKSNHAEMQKIVVQMKDELEQIKEQVLNVM is encoded by the coding sequence ATGATACAATCCATGACCGGATACGGTAAAGCGACCGCTGAACTGTCCGATAAGAAAATCAATGTAGAAATCAAATCGCTCAATAGTAAAGCGATGGATCTGTCAACCCGCATCGCTCCCCTCTACCGGGAAAAAGAAATAGAAATCCGTAACGAAATTGCTAAGGCACTGGAACGTGGTAAAGTGGATTTCAGTCTGTGGATTGATAAAAAAGATGCCTGTGAACTGGTTACTCCCATTAATCAGGATGTGGTAGTGGCGTATTACGAACGGATTCGCACCATCTCCGAAACGACAGGCATCCCTGCACCTGAAGACTGGTTCTCTACTTTGCTCCGCATGCCGGACGTGATGACAAAGAACGATATTCAGGAACTGAGCGAGGAAGAATGGAAAGCTGTTCATGCCACTGTGCTTCAGGCCATTCGGAACCTTGTTGATTTCCGTATACAGGAAGGCGCGGCTTTAGAGAAGAAATTCCGCGAAAAGATTTCCAACATTGCCAAGTTGCTGACTTCTGTTGATCCGTACGAAAAAGAGCGTGTAGAGAAAATCAAAGAACGCATCACGGATGCTTTGGAAAAGACCATCAGCGTGGACTATGACAAGAACCGTCTGGAGCAGGAACTCATCTACTACATTGAGAAACTGGATATCAACGAAGAAAAACAACGTCTGAGCAACCACTTGAAATACTTCATCAATACTATGGAGGATGGAAGCGGGCAAGGTAAGAAGTTGGGTTTCATTGCCCAGGAAATGGGACGTGAAATTAATACGTTGGGAAGCAAGTCCAATCATGCCGAGATGCAGAAGATTGTAGTGCAGATGAAGGATGAGCTGGAGCAAATCAAAGAACAGGTATTGAACGTGATGTAA
- a CDS encoding DUF3137 domain-containing protein gives MDYVDFDSLAQKLAPTLQVLENKRKELLRKGRSEGLIYAAIFLVVGVIALLILKLEGIFGPIVIVVISVIILITCINNKSKIFSSFYKEEVVDEIIHAFCPNATYSPNDGVGEDLFRNSGLFTSPDRYHAEDLIEGCLDKTSFICSEVHAEERRARSTKNGVQYYWEDIFKGFLFIADFHKEFQGETTVLRDSFFKIKMGASRVKMENPDFEKVFDVFSTNQIEARYLITPSMMERMLKLDSNFKKGVTISFRNSTILVAIPDSKNRFEADVWSSLNDMSILKSDFAVLQSLLEIVDELNLNTRIWSKE, from the coding sequence ATGGATTATGTAGATTTTGACTCTCTGGCGCAGAAACTGGCCCCCACATTGCAAGTTCTGGAAAATAAACGTAAGGAACTCCTGAGGAAAGGGCGTTCAGAGGGTTTGATTTATGCTGCTATTTTTCTGGTAGTAGGAGTGATCGCTTTGTTAATACTTAAATTGGAAGGGATCTTTGGTCCGATAGTCATTGTTGTTATTTCTGTTATCATTCTTATTACTTGTATCAATAATAAGTCGAAAATATTCTCCTCTTTTTATAAAGAAGAAGTGGTAGATGAAATAATCCATGCCTTTTGTCCGAATGCGACCTATTCTCCGAATGACGGAGTGGGTGAGGATCTTTTTAGAAATAGCGGACTGTTTACTTCTCCCGACCGTTATCATGCCGAAGATCTGATAGAAGGATGTCTGGATAAAACCAGCTTTATCTGTTCCGAAGTACATGCTGAAGAGCGTAGGGCTCGTTCTACCAAGAATGGAGTGCAATATTATTGGGAAGATATTTTCAAAGGATTTCTTTTCATTGCTGACTTCCATAAGGAATTTCAGGGAGAAACGACTGTTTTGCGGGATAGCTTTTTCAAAATTAAGATGGGGGCTTCAAGAGTGAAAATGGAAAATCCCGATTTTGAAAAAGTCTTTGATGTCTTTTCCACGAACCAGATTGAGGCCCGCTATCTGATTACCCCTTCCATGATGGAAAGAATGTTGAAGTTGGACAGCAATTTCAAGAAAGGAGTTACCATCAGTTTCCGGAATTCTACGATTCTGGTCGCCATTCCGGATTCAAAGAACCGGTTTGAAGCGGATGTGTGGAGTTCTTTGAATGATATGAGCATCCTTAAATCGGACTTTGCAGTGCTTCAATCCTTGCTGGAAATTGTAGATGAACTGAACTTGAACACACGTATTTGGAGTAAAGAGTAA
- a CDS encoding LemA family protein: MIVAIIIVLFILVVISMYNSLVRKRNQIENAFSTIDVMLKRRFDLIPNLVATVQQYAKHEADTFAAITEMRNKTYTSLNDSEKAEFDKMFSKVRTQFFAVAENYPELKASENFLQLQRSLNETEEQLAAARRTYNASVTDYNNAVQTFPTNLLAGMFGFTRKAVLTIPEAERATPDVKNLFNS, encoded by the coding sequence ATGATCGTAGCTATTATTATTGTACTTTTTATTTTGGTGGTGATTTCGATGTACAACTCATTGGTGAGAAAGAGAAATCAGATAGAAAATGCTTTTTCCACTATCGATGTCATGTTAAAACGCCGCTTCGATTTGATACCCAATCTGGTTGCAACCGTTCAGCAATATGCCAAGCATGAAGCTGATACATTTGCTGCAATAACGGAAATGCGCAACAAGACTTACACTTCTCTTAATGACAGCGAAAAGGCGGAGTTTGACAAAATGTTTTCCAAAGTGCGTACTCAATTCTTTGCAGTGGCGGAGAACTATCCCGAACTAAAAGCTTCTGAAAATTTCCTGCAATTGCAGCGTTCGCTCAATGAAACGGAAGAACAGCTGGCAGCTGCCCGCCGCACTTACAATGCCTCTGTAACCGATTACAATAATGCTGTCCAGACTTTCCCTACAAATCTGTTGGCAGGTATGTTTGGCTTTACAAGAAAAGCGGTGCTGACAATTCCGGAAGCAGAACGTGCAACTCCGGATGTAAAGAACTTGTTCAATTCATAA
- the tsaB gene encoding tRNA (adenosine(37)-N6)-threonylcarbamoyltransferase complex dimerization subunit type 1 TsaB — translation MSCILHIETSTSACSVAVSEDGQNVFNKEDLNGPSHAALLGVFIDEALSFADSHAMPIDAVAVSCGPGSYTGLRIGVSMAKGVCYGRNIPLIGLPTLKVQCVPVLLYHDELPEDALLCPMIDARRMEVYAAIYDRALKPVRDIAADIVDENSYTEFLDQHPVYFFGDGAAKCKDKITHPNAHFIDDIRPLAKMMFPLAEKAIAENDFKDVAYFEPFYLKEFVASQPKKLL, via the coding sequence ATGTCGTGTATCTTACATATTGAAACGTCCACCTCGGCATGCTCCGTTGCTGTGAGTGAAGATGGACAAAATGTATTTAACAAAGAAGACCTGAACGGCCCGTCTCATGCCGCTCTGCTGGGAGTATTTATAGACGAAGCTCTGTCGTTTGCCGACAGTCATGCCATGCCGATTGATGCAGTGGCGGTGAGTTGCGGACCGGGTTCTTACACCGGACTGCGTATCGGCGTATCTATGGCGAAAGGAGTTTGTTACGGACGTAATATTCCGCTGATCGGTCTTCCGACATTGAAGGTGCAATGCGTACCGGTATTGCTTTATCATGATGAATTGCCCGAAGACGCATTGCTATGCCCGATGATCGATGCACGCCGCATGGAGGTATATGCTGCCATCTACGACCGTGCCTTGAAACCTGTGCGCGACATAGCCGCTGACATTGTAGACGAAAACTCTTATACGGAATTTCTGGATCAACATCCCGTTTATTTCTTTGGAGACGGAGCCGCCAAGTGCAAAGATAAGATAACTCATCCCAATGCGCACTTCATTGACGATATTCGTCCGCTGGCAAAGATGATGTTCCCACTTGCTGAAAAAGCAATAGCCGAAAACGACTTTAAGGATGTAGCTTATTTTGAACCATTCTACCTGAAAGAGTTTGTAGCTTCCCAACCGAAAAAACTTTTATAA